The following are encoded in a window of Negativicutes bacterium genomic DNA:
- the nusB gene encoding transcription antitermination factor NusB, with the protein MSRRVARETAVKTLFQREFHDISPEEALPLALEDAAELTENDLIFAHQLIDGVIAHQSQLDDTLNEFAVDWKMDRIAKLERSILRFALFELMFMDDVPVGVTVNEAIEITKIYSTQEASRFINGILGNVIQHMQVLQNKPGEETKPDGAENE; encoded by the coding sequence ATGTCCAGACGTGTTGCCCGTGAAACAGCGGTGAAGACCTTGTTCCAAAGAGAATTTCATGATATTTCGCCGGAAGAAGCTTTACCATTAGCCTTAGAAGATGCGGCTGAACTGACCGAGAACGATCTGATTTTCGCTCATCAACTGATCGACGGTGTCATTGCGCATCAGTCTCAGCTGGATGATACCTTGAATGAATTTGCGGTAGATTGGAAAATGGACCGTATCGCAAAACTGGAACGTTCTATTCTGCGCTTTGCTTTGTTTGAGCTGATGTTTATGGATGATGTACCGGTCGGTGTGACGGTGAATGAGGCAATTGAAATTACTAAAATTTATAGTACGCAGGAGGCTTCCCGTTTCATTAACGGTATTCTGGGCAATGTGATTCAGCATATGCAAGTATTGCAGAACAAGCCCGGGGAAGAAACAAAACCTGACGGAGCAGAAAATGAATGA
- the efp gene encoding elongation factor P, giving the protein MISTNDLRNGVTVEIDGSVWSVVEFQHVKPGKGAAFVRTKMKNVKTGAVQEKTFNAGEKLNKARIDTHEMQYLYASGDFYTFMDTTTYEQMELTAEQIGDGIKYLIENMNLMVQIYDGTVIGVEMPNIVELKIAECEPGVKGDTATGGSKPAKLETGAAVRVPFFINEGDKIRIDTRTGEYLSRV; this is encoded by the coding sequence ATGATCAGTACAAACGATTTAAGAAATGGTGTAACCGTAGAAATTGATGGCAGTGTATGGTCTGTTGTGGAGTTTCAGCACGTGAAGCCGGGAAAAGGCGCTGCCTTTGTACGGACAAAAATGAAAAACGTCAAAACAGGCGCCGTACAGGAGAAAACGTTTAATGCCGGGGAAAAATTGAACAAAGCCAGAATCGATACGCATGAAATGCAATATCTCTATGCCTCCGGTGATTTTTATACCTTTATGGATACCACCACTTACGAACAGATGGAACTGACAGCCGAGCAAATTGGCGATGGCATCAAGTATTTAATCGAAAATATGAATTTGATGGTTCAAATTTATGACGGGACGGTTATTGGTGTGGAAATGCCGAATATTGTCGAGCTGAAGATTGCAGAGTGTGAACCCGGTGTCAAAGGCGATACCGCTACCGGCGGCAGCAAACCGGCTAAATTGGAAACCGGTGCTGCGGTGCGGGTTCCCTTCTTTATCAACGAGGGGGATAAAATTCGCATAGATACTCGTACCGGCGAGTATCTTTCCAGAGTATAA
- a CDS encoding Xaa-Pro peptidase family protein, protein MSFLSQLRQAMQRDGYEAVLVTHPENRAYLSNFNGTSGWLLITAEHSFLITDFRYYEQAALQAPDFELIRQNESLENTVKELLLQEKIAQVGFEQENLTYAQATSMIKQNPQSVFIPLTGYIENLRMVKTADELAKMQTATDISEQTFLHLLAYLHAGLSEREVALEMERFMREQGADGLAFEIIAASGPRSSLPHGQPTDRILQNGDFLTLDFGAKYQGYCSDMTRTVLIGTASREQEKIYQIVLDAHMQTLAAVQPGLMGKELDQIARSVITKAGYGDYFGHGLGHGVGRNVHEAPSCGKTGNVVLQAGHVITIEPGIYIPQWGGVRIEDMVMVTNTGYRNFNHTSKALICLSDSTD, encoded by the coding sequence ATGAGCTTTTTATCGCAGCTGCGGCAAGCGATGCAGCGGGATGGTTATGAAGCGGTTCTCGTTACTCACCCGGAAAACCGCGCATACCTGAGCAACTTTAACGGTACATCCGGCTGGCTGCTGATCACGGCGGAACACAGCTTTCTGATCACGGACTTTCGGTATTATGAGCAAGCAGCGCTGCAGGCGCCGGATTTTGAGTTGATTCGTCAAAATGAATCACTGGAAAACACTGTAAAAGAATTATTGCTGCAGGAAAAGATCGCTCAGGTTGGTTTTGAACAAGAAAACCTAACCTATGCACAGGCAACCTCTATGATCAAACAAAACCCGCAGTCTGTTTTTATTCCACTCACCGGTTATATCGAAAATCTTCGTATGGTGAAAACGGCAGATGAGTTGGCTAAAATGCAGACTGCCACTGATATCAGTGAACAAACCTTTTTGCACCTGCTTGCTTACCTGCATGCCGGACTCTCAGAACGCGAAGTTGCTTTGGAAATGGAACGCTTTATGCGGGAGCAGGGAGCCGATGGTTTAGCTTTTGAGATCATAGCTGCTTCCGGCCCGCGGTCTTCCTTGCCGCATGGTCAGCCGACCGATCGGATCTTGCAAAACGGCGATTTCCTGACATTGGATTTTGGCGCCAAATATCAAGGTTATTGTTCCGATATGACGCGCACCGTGCTAATCGGAACCGCCAGCCGGGAGCAGGAAAAAATCTATCAGATCGTTCTGGATGCCCACATGCAGACATTGGCTGCCGTACAACCCGGTCTGATGGGCAAAGAGCTCGATCAGATTGCCCGTTCTGTGATTACAAAAGCAGGCTATGGAGATTATTTCGGTCACGGTTTGGGTCATGGCGTTGGCAGAAATGTGCATGAAGCACCCAGCTGCGGCAAAACAGGCAATGTTGTTTTACAGGCGGGACATGTGATTACGATTGAACCGGGGATTTATATTCCTCAATGGGGTGGGGTTCGTATTGAAGACATGGTAATGGTGACCAATACAGGATACCGGAATTTCAACCACACCAGCAAGGCCTTGATTTGTCTTTCGGATTCAACAGACTGA
- a CDS encoding prepilin-type N-terminal cleavage/methylation domain-containing protein: MRIQKLFSRNYPNRIPLRSAKKGYTLIELMLVLALLAMLLGLAMPNYQRLTATLHLQSTANEIAAQIRQTRLIALKENSSIRILCSTGSDGRQRLARYRGVFVLKPAYPIRSDVTVSKLDFTFLANGNINMGGSITLRNRLGETLQIVIQPVTGRVVIRES; the protein is encoded by the coding sequence ATGCGGATACAGAAGCTTTTTTCTCGGAATTATCCAAACCGAATCCCTTTGCGCAGCGCTAAAAAAGGTTATACGCTGATTGAATTGATGCTCGTCCTGGCGCTGCTCGCCATGCTGCTGGGTTTGGCCATGCCAAATTATCAACGGCTGACGGCGACCCTGCATCTGCAAAGCACGGCAAATGAAATCGCAGCGCAAATCCGTCAGACCAGGCTGATCGCTCTCAAAGAAAATAGCAGTATCCGCATCCTCTGTTCAACAGGCAGCGATGGACGGCAGCGGCTTGCCAGATATCGGGGAGTTTTTGTGCTCAAGCCTGCTTACCCAATACGCAGCGATGTGACGGTCAGCAAGCTTGATTTTACTTTTCTTGCCAATGGCAATATCAATATGGGTGGCAGTATCACGCTGCGCAACCGCCTGGGTGAGACGCTGCAAATTGTCATTCAGCCGGTGACCGGACGGGTTGTGATCAGAGAAAGTTGA